In one Longimicrobium sp. genomic region, the following are encoded:
- a CDS encoding nuclear transport factor 2 family protein: MGSSYNHIVLRGPEQRRVAGLLEERGRRAYVGPTRQGCTLVFDAAADDDPGQNEQLAAELSRELACPALGVGVYDSDVCAYVLCQGGAVADRYDSTPGYWDGDDLPPEGGDAALLCRAIGGPNAQPEAVERILRAPADSESYVFAEARHADLCDALGLPRYGVGLGYGSIREGDAEEVERELVRVGPEDEEEVNPFAALFGEGGPGGLGDLSALGDLSKLGDLSGLGDLSGLGDLSGLGALGGAGGPAAGGFPNLDLGAMAQLSGMPSPMELMAMMEHPSARYFNALAAGDVEEVRALFAGEPKIDDPRGGRVETAEALEAFVAESARWLGEGAAAQREMLARFGMPELPTGLPFSLAYQPFAVTQSPGRDVAEGVLAVVSGGRPVQLPVATVWETAEGGGIGALRVYHTLWPVRGEHTVRPPLVPPAEGLEIPDVVGRYQAALAAGDVEAVVACFEPNGLAREPAGERFVHIGTEALRAFYTALFSNGGGIPLRHCTVTDDGVRCAIEYVATRWGTTELPPQAGVAVYERGPGGVLRAARIYDDIDPPLPQK, translated from the coding sequence ATGGGCTCCTCCTACAACCACATCGTCCTGCGCGGGCCCGAGCAGCGCCGCGTCGCCGGGCTCCTGGAGGAGCGCGGGCGGCGGGCGTACGTGGGGCCCACGCGGCAGGGCTGCACCCTCGTCTTCGACGCCGCGGCCGACGACGATCCGGGCCAGAACGAGCAGCTGGCGGCCGAGCTGTCGCGGGAGCTCGCGTGCCCGGCGCTCGGCGTCGGCGTCTACGACAGCGACGTCTGCGCGTACGTCCTCTGCCAGGGCGGCGCGGTGGCGGACCGCTACGACTCCACGCCCGGCTACTGGGACGGCGACGACCTCCCGCCCGAGGGCGGCGACGCGGCGCTGCTCTGCCGCGCCATCGGCGGCCCGAACGCGCAGCCCGAGGCGGTGGAGCGTATCCTCCGCGCGCCGGCGGACAGCGAGTCGTACGTCTTCGCCGAGGCCCGCCACGCCGACCTGTGCGACGCGCTGGGGCTCCCCCGCTACGGCGTGGGGCTCGGCTACGGCTCCATCCGCGAGGGCGACGCGGAGGAGGTCGAGCGGGAGCTGGTGCGCGTGGGGCCCGAAGACGAGGAGGAGGTGAACCCCTTCGCCGCGCTCTTCGGCGAGGGCGGCCCGGGCGGGCTGGGCGACCTCTCCGCGCTGGGGGATCTTTCCAAGCTGGGCGACCTCTCGGGGCTGGGGGATCTCTCCGGGCTGGGTGACCTCTCCGGGCTGGGTGCGTTGGGCGGCGCGGGCGGACCGGCCGCGGGCGGCTTCCCCAACCTGGACCTGGGCGCGATGGCGCAGCTCTCCGGCATGCCCTCGCCGATGGAGCTGATGGCGATGATGGAGCACCCCTCCGCCCGCTACTTCAACGCGCTGGCCGCCGGCGACGTGGAGGAGGTGCGCGCGCTCTTCGCGGGCGAGCCGAAGATCGACGATCCGCGCGGCGGGCGGGTGGAGACGGCGGAGGCGCTGGAGGCGTTCGTGGCCGAGAGCGCGCGGTGGCTGGGCGAGGGGGCGGCGGCGCAGCGCGAGATGCTGGCGCGGTTCGGGATGCCGGAGCTGCCCACGGGGCTCCCGTTCAGCCTGGCGTACCAGCCGTTCGCCGTCACCCAGTCGCCGGGGCGCGACGTGGCCGAGGGGGTGCTGGCGGTGGTGAGCGGGGGGCGCCCCGTGCAGCTCCCGGTGGCGACCGTGTGGGAGACGGCGGAGGGGGGCGGCATCGGCGCGCTGCGGGTCTACCACACGCTCTGGCCGGTGCGCGGCGAGCACACCGTGCGGCCGCCGCTGGTGCCGCCCGCCGAGGGGCTGGAGATCCCGGACGTGGTGGGCCGCTACCAGGCGGCGCTGGCCGCGGGCGACGTGGAGGCGGTGGTGGCCTGCTTCGAGCCCAACGGCCTGGCCCGCGAGCCCGCAGGCGAGCGGTTCGTGCACATCGGCACCGAGGCGCTGCGCGCCTTCTACACGGCGCTCTTCTCCAACGGCGGCGGCATCCCGCTGCGGCACTGCACGGTGACGGACGACGGGGTGCGCTGCGCCATCGAGTACGTGGCCACGCGCTGGGGCACGACGGAGCTGCCGCCGCAGGCGGGCGTGGCGGTCTACGAGCGCGGCCCCGGCGGCGTGCTGCGCGCCGCCCGCATCTACGACGACATCGACCCGCCGCTGCCGCAGAAGTAG